Proteins encoded by one window of Dietzia sp. B32:
- a CDS encoding type IV toxin-antitoxin system AbiEi family antitoxin domain-containing protein, with protein MHEINELRQMLLTTDELVGRGMSSQLLSRSVASGELVRLRPGFYVPGTAKELPRESRHLLSVLAADAALGSPVFSHSSAALVHGLPGWGLPLGRVTTSAAGDKGRSRTSRLVTHHTVGLDEEEVTRVDGLQVTTPARTVVDVALSTGRDAAVSVADAARHRGLVTDPDVELALQQASGRMGIRKARSALGLVDHRSESVAETLSRLTFIDHGLPTPETQANIFDTHGNRIARVDFLWREFGVIGECDGFGKYFDGADGFELRRRLAREKDRDAELLALGYRVLHWRWADLEQPRLLAERIRRVLYPAAA; from the coding sequence GTGCACGAGATCAACGAACTACGCCAGATGCTGTTGACGACCGACGAATTGGTCGGCCGGGGAATGTCCAGCCAGTTGCTCAGCCGATCGGTGGCCTCCGGAGAACTGGTCAGGCTGCGACCCGGGTTCTATGTCCCGGGCACCGCCAAGGAGCTCCCGCGGGAGTCCCGTCACCTGCTGTCGGTGTTGGCGGCGGATGCTGCCCTGGGCTCGCCCGTGTTCTCCCACTCGTCTGCCGCTCTGGTGCACGGCTTGCCCGGATGGGGTCTGCCGCTGGGGCGGGTCACCACCTCGGCTGCGGGTGACAAGGGCCGCAGCCGTACGTCGCGTCTGGTCACGCACCACACGGTGGGGCTCGACGAGGAGGAGGTCACCAGAGTCGACGGGCTGCAGGTGACGACTCCGGCGAGGACTGTGGTGGATGTCGCGCTGTCAACGGGAAGGGACGCTGCGGTGTCGGTCGCGGACGCCGCCCGGCATCGTGGACTCGTCACGGACCCGGACGTGGAACTCGCGTTGCAGCAGGCCTCGGGACGAATGGGGATAAGGAAGGCCCGGTCGGCGTTGGGCCTGGTCGATCATCGGAGCGAGAGCGTGGCGGAGACGCTGAGCCGGCTGACGTTCATCGATCACGGGCTGCCGACGCCCGAGACCCAGGCGAACATTTTCGACACCCACGGCAACCGCATCGCGCGGGTGGATTTCTTGTGGCGCGAGTTCGGGGTGATCGGGGAATGCGATGGGTTCGGCAAGTACTTCGACGGCGCGGACGGGTTCGAACTCAGACGCCGACTGGCTCGTGAGAAAGACCGGGACGCTGAGTTGCTGGCCCTCGGCTATCGGGTCCTGCACTGGCGGTGGGCGGATCTCGAGCAGCCGCGTCTCCTCGCCGAGCGGATTCGAAGAGTCCTCTACCCGGCCGCCGCGTGA
- a CDS encoding YigZ family protein — protein sequence MTDSPPRVLRLTAGPDVTGEYEEKRSRFVAVLRRCDDEEDARVLIAELRAAHPSARHHCSAFIVDVPGSSRIERSNDDGEPSGTAGTPMLDVLRGSGLTGVCAVVVRWFGGTKLGTGGLARAYSAAVSEAVDSAWLDGRVAEVTRTPAWAAEVDHAVAGGLEGALRSVGARVMDVDYGRRVRLTVAGQIDVLGPILAARTSGGVEWESAGVATTENAAVRPDMES from the coding sequence ATGACCGACTCCCCGCCCCGCGTGCTCCGGCTCACCGCCGGACCGGACGTGACGGGGGAGTACGAGGAGAAACGCTCCAGGTTCGTGGCCGTGCTGAGACGGTGCGACGACGAGGAGGACGCCCGCGTCCTGATCGCCGAACTCCGGGCGGCGCACCCGTCGGCTCGCCACCACTGCAGTGCCTTCATCGTGGACGTTCCCGGGTCCAGCCGAATCGAGCGGTCAAACGACGACGGCGAGCCCTCCGGCACCGCCGGGACACCCATGCTGGACGTGCTGCGGGGAAGTGGCCTCACCGGGGTGTGCGCGGTGGTCGTGCGGTGGTTCGGCGGCACCAAGTTGGGCACCGGCGGGCTGGCGCGGGCCTACTCGGCGGCGGTGTCCGAGGCGGTCGACTCCGCGTGGCTTGATGGTCGCGTCGCGGAGGTCACCCGCACCCCCGCGTGGGCGGCCGAGGTCGACCACGCCGTGGCCGGCGGTCTCGAGGGGGCGCTGCGCTCGGTCGGTGCCCGGGTGATGGACGTCGACTACGGCCGGCGGGTGCGGTTGACCGTCGCCGGCCAGATCGACGTGCTCGGTCCGATCCTCGCCGCCCGCACCTCGGGCGGGGTCGAATGGGAGTCCGCGGGTGTGGCCACCACCGAGAACGCGGCCGTTCGCCCGGATATGGAATCCTGA
- a CDS encoding RNA-binding S4 domain-containing protein — MSVRVDAWTWSVRLFPSRTKAAAACRGGHVKVNGEAVQPSKPVVPGDRVQVTGALGRVRILEVVRTVNKRVGAPVAATCYIDHSPPPPPKEVLASQPRRDRGAGRPTKRERRETDRLLGRD, encoded by the coding sequence ATGAGTGTTCGGGTGGACGCGTGGACGTGGTCGGTGCGGTTGTTCCCGTCGCGGACCAAGGCGGCGGCAGCCTGCCGTGGCGGGCACGTCAAGGTCAACGGCGAGGCGGTGCAGCCGTCGAAGCCCGTCGTACCCGGCGACCGCGTGCAGGTCACCGGCGCCCTCGGGCGGGTCCGCATCCTCGAGGTGGTGCGGACGGTCAACAAGCGGGTCGGCGCCCCGGTGGCCGCGACCTGCTACATCGACCATTCGCCCCCGCCTCCGCCCAAGGAGGTCCTGGCCTCCCAGCCGCGGCGGGACCGCGGCGCCGGACGGCCCACCAAGCGGGAGCGGAGGGAGACCGACCGGCTGCTGGGCCGCGACTGA
- a CDS encoding nitroreductase, producing the protein MTDAAATLDAAATLDAAATLEQILDGRNSCRGFTSEPVPEETIDRIFRMAQRTASWCNSQAWQVELVTGQATAAFGKHLTDHVLSSDMSSDFPAPERYDGVYGDRRRASGFGLYSALGIERSDKDARLRQMLENYRFFGAPHVAVITSDAGLGTYGAVDCGGYVSTFLAAATSLGVATCAQAAIALYSDAVREHLQIPEDRLIVCGISFGYADADHPANTFRAERADLTDVVRRHG; encoded by the coding sequence ATGACCGACGCCGCCGCCACGCTCGACGCCGCCGCCACGCTCGACGCCGCTGCCACGCTCGAGCAGATCCTCGACGGCCGCAACAGCTGCCGAGGCTTCACCTCGGAGCCGGTCCCGGAGGAGACGATCGACCGGATCTTCCGGATGGCCCAGCGCACGGCGTCGTGGTGCAACTCGCAGGCCTGGCAGGTGGAGCTGGTGACGGGGCAGGCGACGGCCGCATTCGGTAAGCACCTCACCGACCACGTGCTCTCCAGCGACATGAGCTCGGATTTTCCCGCACCGGAGCGGTATGACGGTGTGTATGGCGATCGCCGCCGGGCGAGCGGATTCGGGCTCTACTCGGCGCTCGGCATCGAGCGGTCGGACAAGGATGCGCGGCTGCGTCAGATGCTGGAGAACTACCGCTTCTTCGGCGCCCCGCACGTCGCGGTGATCACTTCGGACGCGGGCCTCGGCACGTACGGCGCGGTGGACTGCGGCGGCTATGTGTCGACGTTCCTGGCGGCCGCAACGTCACTGGGAGTGGCCACCTGCGCCCAGGCCGCGATCGCCCTCTATTCGGACGCGGTCCGCGAGCACCTGCAGATCCCCGAGGACCGGCTCATCGTGTGCGGGATCTCGTTCGGTTACGCCGACGCCGACCACCCGGCCAACACGTTCAGGGCCGAGCGTGCCGACCTGACCGACGTGGTGCGCCGCCACGGCTGA
- the treY gene encoding malto-oligosyltrehalose synthase — translation MAVEDPTGATPLARAAVLASTYRLQLRTPASDPDGRGFTLADAEDLVPYLADLGVGAVYLSPVLTATPGSTHGYDVVDPTTVSAELGGIDALRSLRAACRSHGLGLVVDIVPNHLGVDEPAANPWWWDALKRGSDSPQFPFFDFDTEDANGAGGKIAIPVLGSPDDVADLVVVAPTDTDSGEAELGFYDHRFPITPGTADGTAQEVHDRQHYRLVHWREPLLGYRRFFTVTGLAGLRQEDPAVFDATHAEVRRWCEEDLVDAIRVDHPDGLADPVGYARRLRELAGDDRVLLVEKILAPGTDSTPPEVLDPTMGVDGTTGYDALRLIDHLLVDPRGEGPLSELARRYSGGPGDEDQVHAQSAELKRQIVEEDLAPELARLARAVRREAAVGPDGSGVDGYGSDDGYGSDDDEDALLREALISVVARTPFYRADYPVLRGTLPMILGELRRQRAELAPALGLVAGALARGGEASTRLAQVTGAATAKAEEDRLFYRLGRLVSLNEVGGSPGRMGLPVEAFHLTMAERARDTPLAMTALSTHDTKRGEDVRARISVLSQLPDEWADFVSRVFDRFPPPAEDAGYFLLQVIVGVWPERGGPTDELRSRLHDYADKAMREAAVHTTWTDQDADFESGVHRWIDALIDSGGGVLGPFVERIAPAGRDNSLIAKAAQLLGPGIPDVYQGTEVWEDSLVDPDNRRFVDYGPLRSGAVARAGHPKFVLVRELLRLRRAYPEALTGGAYVPLPVQGPAASDVVAFTRAVDDRPAVGMIARRRTAVLPAAEFTGTEVLLPEGSWSVRPDGSPISGRVDLGELLSDTAVVVIVREDG, via the coding sequence ATGGCCGTCGAGGACCCGACCGGGGCGACGCCGCTGGCCCGCGCAGCAGTGCTGGCGAGCACCTACCGCCTCCAGCTGCGCACCCCCGCCTCGGACCCCGACGGCCGCGGCTTCACCCTGGCCGACGCCGAGGACCTCGTGCCCTACCTGGCAGACCTCGGCGTGGGCGCGGTGTACCTCTCGCCCGTCCTGACCGCCACACCCGGTTCCACGCACGGATACGACGTCGTGGATCCGACCACGGTCTCGGCGGAACTCGGCGGGATCGACGCGCTGCGCTCACTGCGGGCGGCGTGCCGGTCCCACGGGCTGGGTCTCGTGGTGGACATCGTCCCCAACCACCTCGGTGTGGACGAGCCGGCCGCCAACCCGTGGTGGTGGGACGCGCTGAAGCGGGGCTCCGACTCGCCGCAGTTCCCGTTCTTCGACTTCGACACCGAGGACGCGAACGGGGCCGGCGGCAAGATCGCGATCCCCGTCCTGGGGTCACCGGACGACGTGGCCGACCTCGTCGTCGTCGCACCCACCGACACCGACTCCGGCGAGGCCGAGCTCGGCTTCTACGACCACCGGTTCCCCATCACACCGGGCACCGCCGACGGCACCGCGCAGGAGGTCCACGACCGCCAGCACTACCGACTCGTCCACTGGCGTGAGCCGCTGCTGGGCTACCGGCGGTTCTTCACCGTGACGGGGCTGGCCGGGCTGCGGCAGGAGGACCCCGCGGTCTTCGACGCCACCCACGCCGAGGTACGCCGCTGGTGCGAGGAGGACCTCGTCGACGCCATCCGCGTCGATCACCCCGACGGGCTCGCCGACCCCGTCGGGTACGCGCGTCGACTGCGGGAACTCGCCGGTGACGACCGTGTACTGCTGGTGGAGAAGATCCTCGCGCCCGGTACCGATTCGACCCCGCCCGAGGTGCTCGACCCCACCATGGGCGTCGACGGCACCACCGGGTACGACGCGCTGCGGCTGATCGACCACCTGCTCGTCGACCCCCGCGGTGAGGGCCCGCTGTCGGAACTGGCCCGACGGTACAGCGGCGGCCCCGGCGACGAGGACCAGGTCCACGCCCAGTCCGCCGAACTCAAGCGGCAGATCGTGGAGGAGGATCTGGCGCCCGAGCTGGCGCGGTTGGCGCGCGCGGTGCGCCGCGAGGCCGCTGTGGGGCCGGACGGCTCCGGGGTCGACGGGTATGGAAGCGACGACGGATATGGAAGCGACGACGACGAGGACGCCCTCCTCCGGGAAGCACTGATCTCGGTGGTCGCGCGCACGCCGTTCTACCGCGCCGACTACCCCGTCCTGCGCGGCACCCTGCCCATGATCCTCGGGGAGCTGCGTCGGCAGCGGGCCGAGCTGGCACCCGCGCTGGGGCTCGTGGCCGGGGCGCTGGCCCGCGGCGGCGAGGCGTCCACCCGGCTCGCGCAGGTCACCGGCGCCGCCACCGCCAAGGCCGAGGAGGACCGGTTGTTCTACCGGCTCGGGCGGCTGGTCTCACTCAACGAGGTCGGCGGCTCCCCCGGGCGGATGGGCCTGCCGGTCGAGGCGTTCCACCTGACGATGGCCGAACGGGCCCGCGACACCCCGCTGGCGATGACGGCCCTGAGTACCCACGACACCAAGCGCGGCGAGGACGTCCGCGCGCGGATCTCGGTGCTCTCGCAGCTCCCCGACGAGTGGGCGGACTTCGTCTCGCGCGTGTTCGACCGGTTCCCGCCGCCCGCCGAGGACGCCGGATACTTCCTGCTCCAGGTGATCGTTGGTGTGTGGCCCGAGCGGGGCGGACCGACCGACGAACTGCGGTCGCGCCTGCACGACTACGCCGACAAGGCGATGCGTGAGGCCGCCGTCCACACCACGTGGACTGATCAGGATGCCGATTTCGAGTCCGGCGTGCACCGGTGGATCGATGCTCTGATCGACTCCGGCGGCGGGGTGCTCGGGCCGTTCGTCGAGCGCATCGCGCCGGCGGGCCGGGACAACTCGCTGATCGCCAAGGCCGCGCAGCTGCTCGGCCCCGGCATCCCCGACGTCTACCAGGGGACGGAGGTGTGGGAGGACTCCCTCGTCGACCCCGACAACCGCCGGTTCGTTGATTACGGGCCGCTGCGCTCCGGCGCCGTCGCCCGCGCGGGACACCCGAAGTTCGTGCTGGTCCGCGAACTGCTGCGGTTGCGGCGGGCGTATCCGGAGGCCCTGACCGGCGGGGCGTACGTGCCGCTGCCCGTGCAGGGGCCCGCCGCCTCCGACGTGGTGGCGTTCACGCGGGCCGTCGATGATCGGCCGGCGGTCGGGATGATCGCGCGGCGGCGCACCGCGGTGTTGCCCGCCGCGGAGTTCACCGGGACCGAGGTGCTCTTGCCGGAGGGGTCGTGGTCGGTCCGCCCGGACGGGTCGCCGATCTCGGGCCGCGTCGATCTCGGCGAGCTGCTCAGTGACACGGCGGTCGTGGTGATCGTCCGCGAGGACGGCTGA
- the glgX gene encoding glycogen debranching protein GlgX — translation MTQDDETQSAPELIRAWPGTPYPLGATYDGTGTNFSLFSEVAERVELCLIDDDGNEQRIELTEVDYHIWHCYLFGVTPGQRYGFRVHGPYEPENGLRCDASKLLMDPYGKAFDGSFDGDPSLHSYDLENPDERNTDDSLGHTMTTVVINPYFDWGNDRAPGHEYHNTVIYEAHVKGMTATHPEIPAEMRGTYAGMTHPAIIDYLTELGVTAIELMPVHQFMQDQRLIDMGLRNYWGYNSFGFLAPHNEYAFSDRPGDAVSEFKAMVKAFHEADIEVILDVVYNHTAEGNHMGPTIGFRGIDNQAYYRLVEGDEKHYMDYTGTGNTLNVRHPHSLQLIMDSLRYWILEMHVDGFRFDLASALARGLHDVDRLSSFFDLVQQDPVVSQVKLIAEPWDVGEGGYQVGNFPPLWTEWNGQFRDTVRDFWRGEPATLGEFASRLTGSSDLYEHTGRRPNASINFVTAHDGFTLNDLVSYNEKHNDANGEDGNDGESHNRSWNCGVEGPTDDPEVLRLRHRQRRNLLTTLILSQGTPMIAHGDEIARTQDGNNNVYCQDNEISWMDWDLDDEKQDLLDFTRRLVQLRKDHPVFRRRRFFGSPLRGEEEPQDIGWFTPEGSEMTSKDWDSGFGKSMAVYLNGEGIHEPDPRGQRIVDDSFLMLFNAHHEPIDFSLLGSDYAETWEVVLDTADHLEERAGELSSDDTISVADRGTIVLRKVS, via the coding sequence GTGACCCAAGACGACGAGACGCAGTCCGCCCCGGAGCTCATCCGAGCCTGGCCCGGTACCCCCTACCCGCTGGGGGCCACCTATGACGGCACCGGCACGAACTTCTCGCTGTTCTCCGAGGTAGCCGAGCGGGTGGAGCTCTGCCTGATCGACGACGACGGCAACGAACAGCGCATCGAGCTCACCGAGGTCGACTACCACATCTGGCACTGCTACCTGTTCGGCGTCACGCCGGGGCAGCGGTACGGATTCCGCGTCCACGGACCGTACGAACCCGAGAACGGCCTGCGGTGCGACGCGTCCAAGCTGCTCATGGACCCGTACGGCAAAGCCTTCGACGGCTCCTTCGACGGGGACCCGAGTCTGCACAGCTACGACCTCGAGAACCCGGACGAGCGCAACACCGACGATTCGCTCGGGCACACCATGACCACCGTCGTGATCAACCCCTACTTCGACTGGGGCAACGACCGGGCGCCCGGGCACGAGTACCACAACACGGTGATCTACGAGGCCCACGTCAAGGGCATGACCGCCACGCACCCGGAGATCCCCGCCGAGATGCGCGGCACCTACGCCGGGATGACCCACCCGGCGATCATCGACTACCTCACCGAGTTGGGCGTCACCGCGATCGAGCTCATGCCGGTCCACCAGTTCATGCAGGACCAGAGACTGATCGACATGGGGCTGCGCAACTACTGGGGCTACAACAGCTTCGGGTTCCTGGCGCCGCACAACGAGTACGCGTTCTCCGACCGACCCGGGGACGCGGTCAGCGAGTTCAAGGCCATGGTGAAGGCCTTCCACGAAGCCGACATCGAGGTGATCCTCGACGTGGTCTACAACCACACCGCCGAGGGCAACCACATGGGCCCGACCATCGGTTTCCGTGGCATCGACAACCAGGCCTACTACCGGCTGGTCGAGGGCGACGAGAAGCACTACATGGACTACACGGGTACCGGCAACACCCTCAACGTCCGGCACCCGCACTCGCTGCAGCTCATCATGGACTCCCTTCGGTACTGGATCCTGGAGATGCACGTCGACGGGTTCCGCTTCGACCTGGCCTCCGCGCTGGCCCGGGGCCTGCACGACGTCGACCGGCTGTCCTCGTTCTTCGATCTCGTCCAGCAGGACCCGGTCGTCAGCCAGGTCAAGCTCATCGCCGAGCCGTGGGACGTGGGCGAGGGCGGGTACCAGGTGGGCAACTTCCCACCGTTGTGGACCGAGTGGAACGGGCAGTTCCGCGACACCGTGCGCGACTTCTGGCGCGGCGAGCCCGCGACCCTGGGGGAATTCGCGTCGCGCCTCACCGGGTCCTCGGACCTGTACGAGCACACCGGTCGCCGGCCCAACGCCTCGATCAACTTCGTCACCGCCCACGACGGCTTCACGCTCAACGACCTGGTGAGCTACAACGAGAAGCACAACGATGCCAATGGTGAGGACGGCAACGACGGCGAGAGCCACAACCGCTCCTGGAACTGTGGCGTCGAGGGGCCGACCGACGACCCGGAGGTCCTCCGGCTGCGCCACCGTCAACGACGCAACCTGCTCACCACGTTGATCCTCTCGCAGGGCACGCCGATGATCGCCCACGGCGACGAGATCGCCCGCACCCAGGACGGCAACAACAACGTCTACTGCCAGGACAACGAGATCTCCTGGATGGACTGGGATCTCGACGACGAGAAGCAGGATCTCCTGGACTTCACCCGTCGCCTGGTCCAGCTGCGCAAAGACCACCCCGTGTTCCGTCGCCGCCGGTTCTTCGGTTCCCCGCTGCGGGGCGAGGAGGAGCCTCAGGACATCGGGTGGTTCACGCCCGAGGGGTCGGAGATGACCAGCAAGGACTGGGACTCCGGGTTCGGCAAGTCCATGGCCGTGTACCTCAACGGCGAGGGGATCCACGAGCCGGATCCGCGCGGCCAGAGGATCGTCGACGACTCGTTCCTCATGCTGTTCAACGCCCACCACGAGCCCATCGACTTCTCCCTCCTCGGCTCCGACTACGCCGAGACATGGGAGGTCGTCCTCGACACCGCCGACCACCTGGAGGAGCGCGCGGGTGAGCTGAGCTCGGACGACACCATCAGCGTCGCCGACCGGGGCACCATCGTCCTGCGCAAGGTCAGCTGA
- the treZ gene encoding malto-oligosyltrehalose trehalohydrolase, producing MTSPSQATPPDSSAAATTAPTSSTVPAGATPRDEMFSVWAPTARGVGLVLDSPAADPVPMRRASDGWWTCGIPREQGRDYGFVLTGDDDEVGPPRPDPRSPRQPNGVHGLSRVHRLDPSRWTDEGWTGRQLAGSVIYEMHVGTFSAGGTLTSAIGHLDELVELGVDMVEVMPLNAFNGEYGWGYDGVAWFAVHEPYGGPDAFQDFVDACHTRGLGVCLDVVYNHLGPSGNYLPEFGPYLSAADGPWGSGLNLDGEHAGEVRRYIIDNALRWFDEFHVDALRLDAVHALHDASAVHLLEQLTVEVESLSTHLGRPLSLVAESDQNDPRLVTAREGGGYGLDGQWDDDVHHAIHAAVSGERQGYYADFGSLESLRQVLTGAFLHAGTFSTFRGRVHGRPLDVGRVSGSRFVAYTLTHDQVGNRAAGDRPSMNLTPQQQLAKAAIVLCSPFTPMLFQGEEWGARTPFCFFTSHPEPELAEAVRRGRTREFAAMGWDPDTVADPQDPDTYRRSVLDRTEQAADEHAEILRTYRALIALRKAEPELSDPWLGSVRVDCGVEADDNRWLVVHRGSLALVVNLGTEPSRVPLTGEAVFASGAVADDDSVFCQAFGFAVVRTG from the coding sequence GTGACCTCACCGAGCCAAGCGACCCCGCCCGACTCGAGCGCGGCAGCCACGACCGCGCCGACCTCGTCCACCGTCCCCGCCGGCGCCACCCCGCGCGACGAGATGTTCTCCGTCTGGGCGCCCACGGCCCGCGGGGTGGGGCTGGTGCTGGACTCCCCCGCCGCAGACCCGGTCCCCATGCGACGCGCCTCGGACGGCTGGTGGACGTGCGGCATCCCCCGTGAGCAGGGCAGGGACTACGGGTTCGTGCTGACCGGCGACGACGACGAGGTCGGCCCGCCGCGGCCCGACCCGCGGTCGCCGCGTCAACCGAACGGGGTGCACGGGCTGTCGCGGGTGCACCGCCTCGACCCGTCCCGCTGGACGGACGAGGGGTGGACGGGGCGACAGCTGGCCGGATCGGTGATCTATGAGATGCACGTGGGCACCTTCTCGGCCGGCGGGACGCTGACCAGCGCGATCGGGCACCTCGACGAGCTGGTCGAACTGGGCGTGGACATGGTCGAGGTGATGCCGCTCAATGCCTTCAACGGCGAGTACGGCTGGGGTTACGACGGCGTCGCGTGGTTCGCGGTGCACGAGCCGTACGGCGGGCCGGACGCGTTCCAGGATTTCGTCGACGCCTGCCACACACGGGGTCTGGGCGTGTGTCTGGACGTGGTCTACAACCACCTGGGCCCATCTGGGAACTACCTGCCGGAGTTCGGCCCGTACCTGTCCGCCGCGGACGGCCCGTGGGGGTCGGGGCTCAACCTGGACGGCGAGCACGCGGGCGAGGTGCGGCGCTACATCATCGACAACGCGCTGCGCTGGTTCGACGAGTTCCATGTGGATGCGCTGCGGCTGGACGCGGTCCACGCGCTGCACGACGCGTCGGCCGTGCATCTGCTCGAGCAGTTGACGGTGGAGGTGGAGTCGCTGTCGACGCATCTGGGGCGGCCGTTGTCGCTGGTGGCGGAGTCGGACCAGAACGATCCGCGACTGGTCACCGCGCGCGAGGGTGGCGGCTACGGCCTGGACGGGCAGTGGGACGACGACGTGCACCACGCGATCCACGCCGCCGTGTCCGGGGAGCGCCAGGGCTACTACGCCGACTTCGGGTCGCTCGAGTCACTGCGGCAGGTGCTCACGGGCGCGTTCCTGCACGCGGGGACGTTCTCGACGTTCCGCGGGCGCGTGCACGGGCGGCCGCTGGACGTGGGCCGCGTGTCGGGATCGCGGTTCGTGGCCTACACGCTGACGCACGACCAGGTGGGCAACCGCGCGGCCGGCGATCGGCCGTCGATGAACCTCACGCCGCAACAGCAGCTGGCCAAGGCCGCGATCGTGCTGTGTTCGCCGTTCACCCCGATGCTGTTCCAGGGCGAGGAGTGGGGGGCGCGGACGCCGTTCTGCTTCTTCACCTCGCATCCCGAGCCCGAGCTGGCCGAGGCGGTACGCCGGGGCCGGACCCGCGAATTCGCGGCGATGGGCTGGGATCCGGACACGGTGGCGGACCCGCAGGATCCGGACACGTACCGTCGTTCGGTGCTCGACCGCACGGAGCAGGCGGCCGATGAGCATGCCGAGATCCTGCGGACCTACCGCGCGCTCATCGCCCTACGGAAGGCCGAGCCCGAACTCAGTGATCCGTGGCTGGGCTCGGTCCGGGTGGACTGCGGCGTGGAGGCCGACGACAACCGCTGGCTGGTGGTCCACCGCGGATCCCTGGCCCTGGTGGTGAACCTGGGCACCGAGCCGTCGCGGGTCCCGCTGACCGGCGAGGCGGTGTTCGCCTCGGGGGCGGTCGCCGACGACGACTCGGTGTTCTGCCAGGCGTTCGGGTTCGCGGTGGTGCGGACCGGCTGA
- the ilvA gene encoding threonine ammonia-lyase IlvA, which produces MTVTDSTTTQVVTPDDIDEAARRIGDVVRCTDLQISERLSEQTGAHILLKREDQQDVRSYKIRGAYNLMAQLNSDERSAGVVTASAGNHAQGVAFACRVLGINGRIYVPTNTPKQKRDRILAHGRSWVELVVTGTNFDAAQTAARADAERTGATMVPPFDHPDTMAGQGTIAAEILAQLDETPDAVVVPVGGGGLVGGVATYLAEYAPDCKIIAVEPTGAPSLTKALEAGEPITLETVDTFVDGASVARLGEFPFGIISSMSERIQVLTVDEGAVCTEMLELYQNEGIISEPAGALSVTALHQLEIDEGATVVCLVSGGNNDVSRYSEIIERSLVHKGLKHYFLVKFPQEPGQLRRFLDEVLGPEDDITQFEYLKRNNREYGAALVGIELGSATGLHSLLERMDASRIDCERLEPGTAAYEYLT; this is translated from the coding sequence GTGACCGTCACCGATTCCACCACGACCCAGGTCGTCACCCCCGACGACATCGACGAAGCCGCCCGCCGGATCGGTGACGTGGTCCGGTGCACCGACCTCCAGATCAGTGAGCGGCTGAGTGAGCAGACCGGCGCGCACATCCTGCTCAAGCGCGAGGACCAGCAGGACGTCCGCTCGTACAAGATCCGCGGCGCCTACAACCTCATGGCGCAGCTGAACAGTGACGAGCGCAGCGCCGGCGTCGTGACGGCCAGTGCCGGGAACCACGCCCAGGGCGTGGCGTTCGCCTGCCGGGTGCTGGGCATCAACGGGCGGATCTACGTACCGACCAACACGCCCAAACAGAAGCGGGACCGGATCCTCGCCCACGGACGCAGCTGGGTGGAGCTCGTGGTGACGGGGACGAACTTCGACGCCGCCCAGACCGCGGCCCGGGCCGACGCGGAGCGCACCGGGGCGACGATGGTCCCGCCGTTCGACCACCCCGACACGATGGCGGGGCAGGGCACCATCGCCGCCGAGATCCTCGCCCAGCTCGACGAGACGCCCGACGCCGTGGTGGTCCCCGTCGGCGGCGGCGGCCTGGTCGGTGGCGTGGCGACCTATCTCGCCGAGTACGCGCCCGACTGCAAGATCATCGCGGTCGAGCCCACCGGGGCCCCGTCGCTGACCAAGGCGCTCGAGGCGGGGGAGCCGATCACCCTCGAGACCGTCGACACCTTCGTCGACGGGGCGTCGGTCGCCCGACTCGGCGAGTTCCCCTTCGGCATCATCTCGTCGATGTCCGAGCGGATCCAGGTCCTCACCGTGGACGAGGGTGCTGTCTGCACCGAGATGTTGGAGCTGTACCAGAACGAGGGCATCATCTCCGAGCCCGCCGGCGCGCTGTCGGTGACGGCTCTGCATCAGCTCGAGATCGACGAGGGCGCCACCGTCGTCTGCCTGGTCTCGGGCGGCAACAATGACGTCTCGCGCTACAGCGAGATCATCGAGCGCTCCCTGGTCCACAAGGGGCTCAAGCACTACTTCCTGGTCAAGTTCCCGCAGGAGCCCGGCCAGCTCCGTCGGTTCCTCGACGAGGTCCTGGGCCCCGAGGACGACATCACGCAGTTCGAGTACCTCAAGCGCAACAACCGCGAATACGGCGCCGCGCTCGTGGGTATCGAGCTCGGCTCGGCCACCGGCCTGCACTCGCTGCTGGAGCGGATGGACGCCTCCCGGATCGACTGCGAGCGCCTCGAGCCCGGCACCGCCGCGTACGAGTATCTGACCTGA